GGTTCCGCTGAAAGTGCGGTCGATATTGGACGGACTTCGGGATCTTTAATTTTCTGTTTTATTCTTGCAGCTTTCGTCTGGCTTTCTACTAAAGCAGTGGATCGTTTCACAACCATTTTGATCGTTGGAATGGTGGTGGCTTTCTTCCTTTCTACCGCAGGCTTATTGAGCTCTGTAAAAACAGAGGTGTTATTCAATACCATTGCGGAAGGTGAACAAAGCTATTTGCCTTATTTATTGACCGCACTTCCAGTTTGCTTAGTGTCTTTTGGTTTCCACGGAAATGTACCGAGCCTCGTCAAATATTACGATCGTGATGGTCGTCGCGTGATGAAATCGATCTTTATTGGTACAGGTTTAGCCTTAGTGATTTATATTTTATGGCAGCTTGCAGTGCAAGGTAATTTACCACGTACAGAATTTGCACCAGTGATTGAAAAAGGCGGCGATGTATCGGCATTATTAGAAGCATTACACAAATATATTGAAGTGGAATACATTGCAGTTGTATTGAATTTCTTTGCTTATATGGCTATTGCAACCTCATTCTTAGGGGTAACGTTAGGTTTATTTGATTATATTGCCGACTTATTTAAATTTGATGACAGCGTATTAGGCAGAACAAAAACCACATTGGTGACATTCTTACCGCCACTATTGTTAAGTTTACAATTCCCTTATGGCTTCGTGATTGCCATTGGTTATGCCGGATTAGCTGCAACAATTTGGGCTGCAATCGTGCCAGCACTGCTTGCTAAAGCAAGTCGCCAAAAATTCCCAAATGCGACTTATAAAGTGTATGGCGGTAATTTTATGATTGGCTTTGTGATCTTATTCGGTGTGTTAAATATTGTGGCACAAGTAGGCGCAAACTTAGGATGGTTTGCAAGTTTCGCAGGATAAGTTTTCGCGTTAATATTGTAGGGGCGTATCGAATACGCCCTTTTTAATTTTACATAGGAAACGAGATGAGTAACCAAACGAGCGTTTACGATAAAGAAAACTTCTTTGCGCTTTATCAAAAACTGCGATCTAACCCAATCAGCCTCAATGAAATAGTGGAAAAGCCGACGATGCTTTCCCTGTTACCTGATTTACAAGGGAAAAAATTGCTCGATCTAGGTTGTGGAACGGGTGGACACTTACAACTCTATTTGGAACGCAATGCGGAGAGCGTAGTGGGAACAGATCTTTCAGCTAAAATGCTAGAGCAAGCTGAAAAAGAGCTAAAAAAGTGCAGTCAATTTTCTGGACGTTTTTCGTTATATCAGTTACCGATGGAAAAATTAACGGAATTGCCAGAAAGTGATTTTGATGTCATTACCAGCTCTTTTGCTTTTCATTATATTGAAGATTTTCCCGCTTTATTAGCTTCTATTGCCAACAAACTTAAGCCTAACGGCACATTAGTTTTTTCCCAAGAGCATCCGATTACAACTTGCCATAAAGAAGGGGAGCGCTGGGAAAAAAATGAGAAAAAACAGCAAGTAGCCTACCGTTTAAATCATTACCGTGATGAAGGGCTAAGAGAGCGAAATTGGTTTCAACAACCTTTTAAAACGTATCACCGTACGACGGCAACGATCATTAATGATTTAATCGCTGCGGGTTTTCAAATTGAACAAATGGCTGAACCAATGTTAGCCGAGCAGCCACAATGGCATGATGAATTTAAAGATTTGCGGCATCGTCCCCCTTTATTGTTTATTAAAGCAAGAAAAGTGATGAATTTAACAAAATAAACTGGTTTTTGACCGCACTTTATGGTATAAATCGCACCGCTGTTTTTGGGTTTCAAAAGCAGCGTTTTTAATTATTAACAACACACACATATCATTAAGGCTTAATCGGGGTGCCAAACGGTCGATTAGCTGATATGTGGAGGCTCAACCCCAACAAAAGGAAAATATTATGGCACAAGTTTCAATGCGCGACATGATCAACGCAGGCGTACACTTCGGACACCAAACTCGTTACTGGAACCCACAAATGAAACCTTTCATTTTTGGTGCTCGTAACGGTGTTCACATCATCAACTTAGAAAAAACTTTACCTTTATTCAACGAAGCTTTAGCGGAATTAACTCGCATTGCTAGCAACAACGGTAAAGTATTATTCGTTGGTACAAAACGTGCAGCGTCTGAAGCAGTTCAAGCAGCAGCATTAGATTGTCAGCAATATTACGTAAACCACCGTTGGTTAGGTGGTATGTTGACTAACTGGAAAACCGTTCGTCAATCAATTAAACGTTTAAAAGATTTAGAAACTCAATCTCAAGATGGTACTTTTGACAAATTAACCAAAAAAGAAGCGTTAATGCGTACCCGTGAGATGGAAAAACTTGAATTAAGCCTTGGCGGTATCAAAGATATGGGCGGCTTACCAGATGCGTTATTCGTTATCGGTGCAGACCACGAACATATCGCTGTTAAAGAAGCAAACAACCTAGGTATTCCTGTGTTTGCTATCGTTGATACTAACTCAACTCCAGCTGGCGTAGATTTCGTTATCCCTGGTAACGATGATGCGACTCGTGCTATCCAACTTTACGTTTCTGCAGCTGCAGCAGCGGTTAAAGAAGGTCGTGGTAACGAAGCTCAAGTTGCTGAAGAATTAGCAGCTGACGCAGAATAATTTAAGTTTTGCAATAAGGCGAAGCCCTTAATAATCAAACGATTAATTGGCATAGGGGCTAAAATTTAGCCCCTATATTTTTATCTAAAAGTGCGGTCAAAATAAATCGCATTTTCGACAGAGGATTTTTAAAATGGCTGAAATCACAGCATCATTAGTAAAAGAACTTCGTGAACGTACCGGTGCCGGTATGATGGAATGTAAAAAAGCATTAGTTGAAGCAAACGGTGATATCGAGTTAGCAATCGACAACATGCGTAAATCTGGTCAAGCTAAAGCAGCTAAAAAAGCAGGCCGTGTTGCAGCTGAAGGTGTTATCCTTGCTCGTGTAGAAAATGGTTTCGGTGTATTAGTTGAAATGAACTGTGAAACTGACTTCGTAGCAAAAGATGCTGGTTTCTTAGGTTTAGCAAACGAAGTAGCTGATTTCGCAGCAGCACACAAAGGTACGACTATCGAAGCGTTACAAGCACAATTTGAAGAAAAACGTGCTGCATTAGTGGCTAAAATCGGTGAGAACATGAACATCCGTCGTGTTGCTTACTTAGATGGTCAAGTTATTGCTCAATACTTACACGGTGCGAAAATCGGTGTGTTAGTTGCGGGTGAAGGTTCAGCTGATGAACTTAAAAAAGTGGCAATGCATGTAGCGGCATCTAAACCAGAATTCGTGAACCCAGAAGATGTACCTGCAGAAGTAGTTGAACACGAGCGTCAAATCCAAATTGATATCGCAGTTAACTCTGGCAAACCAAAAGAAATTGCAGAGAAAATGGTTGAAGGCCGTATGAAGAAATTCACTGGTGAAGTTTCATTAACAGGTCAAGCATTCGTAATGGATCCTTCTGTATCTGTAGGCGACTTCTTAAAATCAGTAAATACTTCAGTGTCTAACTTCATCCGTTTAGAAGTAGGTGAAGGTATCGAGAAAAAAGAAGAAGATTTCGCAGCTGAAGTTGCAAAAATCACTGGCGGTAACGCTTAATTTTCTCCATTGAGATATTATAAAAAAGCCGATATTCAATATCGGCTTTTTTGTTATCTTAAATTTGAGATGCTTTATTTCTTTGGACGAATATCGATGGCGGGGTCTGCATCTTTACGATATTTTTCTTCAATCAGTTTTTTCAGCCCATAATCGTCTTTGTCAGCTTGTTCAGAGAATAAATCTTCTTCTAATGTGAGCTTCGGATTTTTAATCCCTATCCAATTAGCAATACCTTCTAAGAAATTCAAACCAGATTTAAAGGCTTTGTATTCTTTACGTGCCGTATCATCAGATGAAATCTTAAAGAGCGGAATATTATGATGTAATTGACTGTGACAGTTTTGGTTAAATAAGGTTACACCATGTTTATCATCTTCTTGGTGACATAAACCATGATCAGAAAAATAAATCATTGAGAAAGTGCGGTGTGTTTTTTGCTCGTTTTCTTTGAGGGTTTCATACACTTTCTTAATAAAATCATCGGTTTTCTTAATGGATGAAACATAGCAATTTAAGTACTCGTTCTTTTTCTCAATGTCATTATCATTGAAAATTTTCGGATAATCTTCAACACGATCGCAAGCAAGAGGATGTGAACCATAAATGTGTAACACAATAAAGCGTTTACCTTGTGTTGGATCTTCTAAAACTTGGGCAAATTTAGGAATTAAATCAAAATCGCTGTAGTTTGTAGAATTAAAGCTACCGCCTTTTTTCAGGAAAATGGTTTCATCAGATTTTGATGCAAGCGAAGCAACTGGCGTGTCATATTCACCTAAGAAACCTTGATTAGAAAGCCAGTAGGTTTTTACGCCTGCGGACTTAATCAGATCCACTAAGCTTAAATCATAGTTAGGTTCCCATTTTTCTTTGTCAGGTAAAGTTAACATTAAGCGCAATGAGGCGACAGTGTTGGTTCCGGCAGATGTCATCCCATCAATAAGTGTGCCATTTGTTGATGACATGAATGGCGTGTCATTAACAGGATAGCCATAAGCATGTAAGTAGTCTTTTCGCGCACTTTCACCCAAAATAATCACATAATCTTGGTATTTCGAATTTTCTAATGTGGATTGTCCCCAGTTGCTTTCTTGTGACATTTTTTTCAATTTTTGCCATTCATTAACAATTTCTACACTCGAATCTATTGTTTCTTTTAATGGCGCAGCAATCGGTAAGTTGTAGCCAATCAACAGGGTAGCGAGGGCAATGAATGTTTTATTGCGATAAAATTTTACCCCAAATTTGACCGCACTTTTGTAATGTAAAAAGACTAAAACTGGAATAGCTAATGCAGCTAAATAGCTGCTTACAGGGATTTGCATGAGAAACTCTTTGGTCTCTAACATATCTGTCGCGAGAACCGATGCAATATATTGGTAGCTTGGTGCACCAAAATTTAAGCCTGTTGGCGTATAAATTGCGTGTAAGCAAACTAAGGGTAATAAAATAAAATAGAAAGATTTTCGGCTACTACTTAATAAAATAATGAAAATAGCCGCGAGTAAAATCAGACTAATAGATGGCTCAGGAAACATCCCTGAACCTCGTAAAATCAAATAACCCGCAGCAATGGCGCAAGCCAAAGAAAAAAGTGCGGTTAAAATTTGTGAGGTTTTTGAAATCTTCATAAAGTTTACCTATAAAATCAAAACAGCGATATTTTATCGCACTTTTCTGACTAATTTCCATTTTTAACTTTTTCGCTCTTTTGCTAGAATAAGCCAAATTTTGTAACCGACAAAGGAAAAGACAAATGAGCCAACCAATTTACAAACGTATTTTATTGAAATTAAGTGGTGAAGCATTGCAAGGTGATGAGGGCTTCGGTATCGATCCTTCGATCCTTGATCGTATGGCGTTAGAGATTAAAGAATTAATTGAAATGGGCGTGGAAGTTGGTGTTGTGCTCGGTGGTGGTAACTTATTCCGTGGTGCAAAATTAGCTAAAGCCGGCATGAATCGCGTAGTGGGCGACCATATGGGGATGCTTGCAACCGTAATGAATGGCTTGGCAATGCGCGATGCGCTTCATCGTGCGGATGTGAATGCAAAATTAATGTCTGCTTTCCAATTAAATGGGATTTGCGATACCTATAACTGGTCTGAAGCCATCAAAATGTTACGTGAAAAACGTGTGGTGATTTTCTCAGCGGGAACGGGGAGCCCGTTCTTTACTACAGATTCTGCTGCATGCTTGCGTGGTATTGAAATTGAAGCGGATATCGTGTTAAAAGCGACCAAAGTTGATGGCGTGTATGATTGCGACCCTGCAAAAAATCCTAATGCGAAGCTATACCATAAATTATCTTATGCAGAAGTGATTGATAAAGAATTACAAGTAATGGATTTAGCTGCGTTCACACTTGCGCGTGACCACGGTATGCCAATTCGTGTATTTAATATGTGCAAACCAGGTGCGTTACGCAAAGTCGTACTCGGTACAGAAGAAGGCACAACGATTAGTTAATTTTTTAAAGAATAAAATGGCGAGAGACTATCTCGCCTTTTTTATGAATAAATTTATTCAAAACTCCCTAAAAATCCAGTAAAATCACTGTGTTTTATCTTTATTTATTGAAAAGGACAGATGAATGATTAATGAAATCAAACAAGATGCTGAAGCTCGCATGGAAAAAAGCCTTGAAGCCTTACGTGGGCATATTGCAAAAATCCGTACAGGTCGTGCTCAACCTAGCTTATTAGACGCAATCCAAGTGGAATACTATGGTGCAGCGACCCCACTTCGTCAATTAGCTAACGTGGTTGCGGAAGATGCGCGTACTTTAGCGGTAACAGTATTTGACCGTTCTTTAATCAGTGCAGTAGAAAAAGCAATTTTAACGTCTGATTTAGGTTTAAACCCATCTTCAGCAGGTACAACAATTCGTGTGCCTCTTCCTCCATTAACTGAAGAACGTCGTCGTGATTTAATCAAAATCGTAAAAAGCGAAGGTGAACAAGGTAAAGTTGCAATTCGTAATGTGCGTCGTGATGCAAATGATAAAATCAAAGCATTATTAAAAGACAAAGAAATCAGCGAAAACGATCAACATAAAGCAGAAGAAATCATTCAAAAAGTGACTGATAGCTATATCAAAAAAGTGGATGAGATCTTAGCGGATAAAGAAAAAGAATTAATGGATTTCTAATTGTCGAACCATGTTTTGGGGCAGACCAAGTGTCTGCCCTTGTTCTATTCTGATAAAAAAATAAAAGCACAAAGTGCGGTCGAAATTTTATGCAAAAACAAAATCTTGTTATTTTAGGATCAACCGGTTCTATTGGTCATAGCACCCTTTCTGTTATCGAACATAATCCTGACAAATACCATGCCTTTGCGTTAGTAGGGGGCAAAAATGTTGAGACAATGTTTGAACAATGCGTGAAATTTCAACCGCACTTTGCTGCATTAGATGATGAAAATGCAGCAAAGGTATTGCGAGAAAAATTAGCTTCACACCACATTAAAACAGAAGTCTTAGCTGGACAGAAAGCCATTTGTGAGTTGGCAGCACATCCAGATGCAGATCAAGTTATGGCAGCCATTGTTGGGGCGGCGGGATTACTACCGACCCTTTCAGCAGTGAAAGCGAGTAAGAAAGTCTTACTTGCTAACAAAGAATCTTTAGTGACTTGTGGTCAAATTTTTATTGATGCAGTAAAACAATTCAAAGCAAAATTATTACCTGTTGATAGTGAGCATAATGCGATTTTTCAATCTTTACCGCCTGAAGCCCAAGAAAAGGTTGGATTCTGTCCTTTGAAAGAATTAGGGGTCAGTAAAATTGTCTTAACGGGTTCTGGTGGGCCTTTCCGTTATACGCCATTAAACGAGTTTGAACATATTACGCCAGAACAAGCCGTCGCTCATCCAAACTGGTCAATGGGTAAAAAAATCTCTGTGGATTCTGCCACGATGATGAATAAAGGTTTAGAGTACATTGAAGCTCGCTGGCTCTTTAATGCATCGGCTGATGAAATGGAAGTGATTATTCATCCTCAATCTATTATTCATTCAATGGTGCGTTATGTAGATGGTTCGGTCATTGCTCAAATAGGCAATCCGGATATGCGCACGCCCATTGCGGAAACTATGGCTTATCCAAATCGTACTGTTAGTGGTGTGAAACCATTAGATTTCTTTAAAATCAAAGAATTGACGTTTATCGAACCTGATTTTAATCGTTATCCAAATTTAAAATTAGCGATCGATGCTTTTGCAGAAGGGCAGTATGCGACAACTGCTATGAATGCAGCAAATGAAATTGCAGTACAAGCCTTTTTAGATGGTTATATTAAATTTACGGATATTGCGAAAATTAACCAAGTATCAGTTGAGCAAATGCCATCTTCTATCATTTCAAGCATTGATGATGTATTAGCCGTAGATAAGCAAGCACGTGAATTAGCAGCTTCGCTGATTAAAAAGTTAATGTAGAATACACCAAAGTGCGGTTATAAATCCGAATATTTTAGAATGAAAGAACTTGATAACAATAATATTCCCGAACACGTTGCCATCATAATGGATGGTAATGGGCGCTGGGCGAAGCAACAAAATAAGCTGCGTATTTTTGGCCATACAAATGGTGTGGCAGCCGTGCGCCGTGCGGTGAGTTATGCACGACAAACTGGTGTTAAATTTTTGACGTTATATGCATTTAGCAGCGAAAACTGGAATCGTCCCGAGCAAGAAGTGAGCGCTTTAATGACGCTCTTTATGCAAGCACTTGATCGAGAAGTCAAAAAATTACATAAAAATAATATTCGTTTAAAGATTATCGGTGATGTTTCTCGTTTTAGTGAAAAATTGCAAGAGAAGATCGCAAAAGCAGAAAATTTAACGGAAAATAATACCGCACTGACTTTAAATATTGCGGCT
The sequence above is a segment of the Haemophilus parainfluenzae genome. Coding sequences within it:
- the mtr gene encoding tryptophan permease; protein product: MTIKKSPSLLGGAMIIAGTAIGAGMLANPTSTAGVWFIGSILALVYTWFCMTTSGLMILEANLHYPTGSSFDTIVKDLLGKGWNIINGLSVAFVLYILTYAYITSGGGITQNLLNQAFGSAESAVDIGRTSGSLIFCFILAAFVWLSTKAVDRFTTILIVGMVVAFFLSTAGLLSSVKTEVLFNTIAEGEQSYLPYLLTALPVCLVSFGFHGNVPSLVKYYDRDGRRVMKSIFIGTGLALVIYILWQLAVQGNLPRTEFAPVIEKGGDVSALLEALHKYIEVEYIAVVLNFFAYMAIATSFLGVTLGLFDYIADLFKFDDSVLGRTKTTLVTFLPPLLLSLQFPYGFVIAIGYAGLAATIWAAIVPALLAKASRQKFPNATYKVYGGNFMIGFVILFGVLNIVAQVGANLGWFASFAG
- a CDS encoding class I SAM-dependent methyltransferase, with amino-acid sequence MSNQTSVYDKENFFALYQKLRSNPISLNEIVEKPTMLSLLPDLQGKKLLDLGCGTGGHLQLYLERNAESVVGTDLSAKMLEQAEKELKKCSQFSGRFSLYQLPMEKLTELPESDFDVITSSFAFHYIEDFPALLASIANKLKPNGTLVFSQEHPITTCHKEGERWEKNEKKQQVAYRLNHYRDEGLRERNWFQQPFKTYHRTTATIINDLIAAGFQIEQMAEPMLAEQPQWHDEFKDLRHRPPLLFIKARKVMNLTK
- the rpsB gene encoding 30S ribosomal protein S2, producing MAQVSMRDMINAGVHFGHQTRYWNPQMKPFIFGARNGVHIINLEKTLPLFNEALAELTRIASNNGKVLFVGTKRAASEAVQAAALDCQQYYVNHRWLGGMLTNWKTVRQSIKRLKDLETQSQDGTFDKLTKKEALMRTREMEKLELSLGGIKDMGGLPDALFVIGADHEHIAVKEANNLGIPVFAIVDTNSTPAGVDFVIPGNDDATRAIQLYVSAAAAAVKEGRGNEAQVAEELAADAE
- the tsf gene encoding translation elongation factor Ts: MAEITASLVKELRERTGAGMMECKKALVEANGDIELAIDNMRKSGQAKAAKKAGRVAAEGVILARVENGFGVLVEMNCETDFVAKDAGFLGLANEVADFAAAHKGTTIEALQAQFEEKRAALVAKIGENMNIRRVAYLDGQVIAQYLHGAKIGVLVAGEGSADELKKVAMHVAASKPEFVNPEDVPAEVVEHERQIQIDIAVNSGKPKEIAEKMVEGRMKKFTGEVSLTGQAFVMDPSVSVGDFLKSVNTSVSNFIRLEVGEGIEKKEEDFAAEVAKITGGNA
- a CDS encoding phosphoethanolamine transferase, yielding MKISKTSQILTALFSLACAIAAGYLILRGSGMFPEPSISLILLAAIFIILLSSSRKSFYFILLPLVCLHAIYTPTGLNFGAPSYQYIASVLATDMLETKEFLMQIPVSSYLAALAIPVLVFLHYKSAVKFGVKFYRNKTFIALATLLIGYNLPIAAPLKETIDSSVEIVNEWQKLKKMSQESNWGQSTLENSKYQDYVIILGESARKDYLHAYGYPVNDTPFMSSTNGTLIDGMTSAGTNTVASLRLMLTLPDKEKWEPNYDLSLVDLIKSAGVKTYWLSNQGFLGEYDTPVASLASKSDETIFLKKGGSFNSTNYSDFDLIPKFAQVLEDPTQGKRFIVLHIYGSHPLACDRVEDYPKIFNDNDIEKKNEYLNCYVSSIKKTDDFIKKVYETLKENEQKTHRTFSMIYFSDHGLCHQEDDKHGVTLFNQNCHSQLHHNIPLFKISSDDTARKEYKAFKSGLNFLEGIANWIGIKNPKLTLEEDLFSEQADKDDYGLKKLIEEKYRKDADPAIDIRPKK
- the pyrH gene encoding UMP kinase codes for the protein MSQPIYKRILLKLSGEALQGDEGFGIDPSILDRMALEIKELIEMGVEVGVVLGGGNLFRGAKLAKAGMNRVVGDHMGMLATVMNGLAMRDALHRADVNAKLMSAFQLNGICDTYNWSEAIKMLREKRVVIFSAGTGSPFFTTDSAACLRGIEIEADIVLKATKVDGVYDCDPAKNPNAKLYHKLSYAEVIDKELQVMDLAAFTLARDHGMPIRVFNMCKPGALRKVVLGTEEGTTIS
- the frr gene encoding ribosome recycling factor, whose translation is MINEIKQDAEARMEKSLEALRGHIAKIRTGRAQPSLLDAIQVEYYGAATPLRQLANVVAEDARTLAVTVFDRSLISAVEKAILTSDLGLNPSSAGTTIRVPLPPLTEERRRDLIKIVKSEGEQGKVAIRNVRRDANDKIKALLKDKEISENDQHKAEEIIQKVTDSYIKKVDEILADKEKELMDF
- the ispC gene encoding 1-deoxy-D-xylulose-5-phosphate reductoisomerase; this translates as MQKQNLVILGSTGSIGHSTLSVIEHNPDKYHAFALVGGKNVETMFEQCVKFQPHFAALDDENAAKVLREKLASHHIKTEVLAGQKAICELAAHPDADQVMAAIVGAAGLLPTLSAVKASKKVLLANKESLVTCGQIFIDAVKQFKAKLLPVDSEHNAIFQSLPPEAQEKVGFCPLKELGVSKIVLTGSGGPFRYTPLNEFEHITPEQAVAHPNWSMGKKISVDSATMMNKGLEYIEARWLFNASADEMEVIIHPQSIIHSMVRYVDGSVIAQIGNPDMRTPIAETMAYPNRTVSGVKPLDFFKIKELTFIEPDFNRYPNLKLAIDAFAEGQYATTAMNAANEIAVQAFLDGYIKFTDIAKINQVSVEQMPSSIISSIDDVLAVDKQARELAASLIKKLM
- the uppS gene encoding polyprenyl diphosphate synthase, giving the protein MKELDNNNIPEHVAIIMDGNGRWAKQQNKLRIFGHTNGVAAVRRAVSYARQTGVKFLTLYAFSSENWNRPEQEVSALMTLFMQALDREVKKLHKNNIRLKIIGDVSRFSEKLQEKIAKAENLTENNTALTLNIAANYGGCWDIVQATQQLAEKVKNNEISVSDINEPLFQQHLVTQDEPPVDLLIRTSGEQRISNFLLWQIAYAELCFLDVLWPDFSEKDFNQAIACYQQRHRRFGGTE